The DNA window TCCTGGCTGCTTGATGTGGCCTACCTGGTGGCGCTCACCGGCGTGATGCTGGCGCTGGCGTCCCGGCGGATGGCCAGGTTGCTTTACCCCTAGCGGGGTTACCCGGCCCGGCCTCGGGGCAAGTCTTGCAGTGACGACACGACGACGAGGGAGGTGCGATGGCCGGCGACGAGTCTCCCGTCCGGGACGAGCACGACCGCACCGAGCCGGTGGGGCCGGACGACGGGCCGGACAGCCCGACCGAGCTGCCGGGTCCGGGCTGGGTGGCCACGCTGAAGCGGACCGTCCGGGAGTTCCAGGACGACAGCCTGACCGACTGGGCCGCCGCGCTCACCTACTACGGGGTGCTCTCCATCTTCCCGGGTGTCCTGGTGCTGATCTCCCTGCTCGGGCTGCTCGGCGAGCGGGCCACCAACGGGGTGCGGGACACGGTCAACCAGGTGGTGCCCGAGGACAACATCCAGAAGATCATCGAGAGCGCGATCACCCAGGCCAGCGACGCCGGGGGGTTGGCGAGCATCGCTGCGGTGATCGGTCTGGTCGCCGCGTTCTGGTCGGCGTCCGGCTATATCGCCGCGTTCATGCGCGCCTCGAACAGCATCTACGACGTGCCGGAGGGGCGGCCGATCTGGAAGACGCTGCCGATCCGGCTCGGCGTGACCGCGGTGATCGGCGTGCTGCTGCTGATCAGCGCCGTGATCGTGGTGTTCACCGGCGGGCTGGCCGAGCAGGCCGGCAACGCGATCGGGCTCGGCTCGACGGCGGTCACGGTGTGGAACATCGCCAAGTGGCCGGTGCTGCTGGTGATCGTCAGCCTGATGTTCGCGATTCTCTACTGGGCCTCGCCCAACGCCAAGCACGGCGGCTTCCGCTGGGTCAGCCCGGGCGGCGTGCTCGCGGTGGTGCTCTGGCTGGTGGTGTCCGGCCTGTTCGCGCTCTACGTCAGCAACTTCGGGTCCTACAACAAGACCTACGGCGCGGTGGCCGGCGTGATCATTTTCCTGGTCTGGCTCTGGCTGAGCAACATCGCCATCCTGCTCGGCGCGGAGTTCGACGCTGAGTTGGAGCGCAGTCGGGCGATCGCCGCCGGGCTCCCCGAGGACAAGGAGCCCTACGTCGAGCTGCGCGACGACCGCAAGCTGCGCAAGAAGCGCAACGTACCCAGCCCTCGCTGACCCGACCCGCGCCGCCCCGTCCGGAAACCCGGGCAGGGCGGCGCGTTTTCATGATCCGGGACCTGCTTTTGTTCGTATGGACAAAAGTTTCCATCAGATGTGCCGAAGCTATGGACACGTGACCCGGAAGGCTCCTACTGTGTCGGACACGACACATCGCCATTGCGTCGATGTGAACGACTTCGATGCGGAGGTGACTGCCGGTGCGGACGGTCGACCCCCTGCACGTGCGGCTCCTGCGGCTGCTCCGGGACGAGGGCGCGGTCTCCCGCGCCGAGCTGGGTGACCGGCTCCAGATGCCCCGTCCCCGGCTGCTCGCCGAGCTGGAGCGCCTGGTCGCGCTCGGCTACGTGGCCGAGGCCGGGCTGGCCGCCTCCCGAGGCGGGCGCCGCTCCACCCTGGTCGAGTTGAGCCCGCACCTGCGCTTCGCCTCGGTGGACCTGGGCGCCAGCTCGATAGACGTCGAGGTGGTCGACGGCCGCCTGGAGCCGGTGACCGCCTACACCGAACCGGCCGACATCCGCTCCGGCCCCAAGGTGACCCTGCAACGGGTCAACGACCTGCTGCACAAGGCCAAGGTCGACGGCGCGTACGAGCGGCTCGACGCGGTCGGCATCGGCGTCCCCGGCCCGGTGAGCTTCCGTGACGGGGTGCCGGTCTCCCCGCCGATCATGCCGGGGTGGGACCGCTTCCCGGTCCGCGAGCTGCTGACCCGCGAGCACGGCTGCCCGGCCGTGGTCGACAACGACGTCAACATCATGGCGATCGGCGAGCGGCACGGCGGCGTCGCCCACTCGGTCGACGACTTCCTGTTCATCAAGATCGGCACCGGCATCGGCTGCGGCATCTACCTGCACGGCGAGGTCTACCGGGGCACCGACGGCTGCGCCGGCGACATCGGCCACATCCAGGTCGACCCGAACGGTCCGATGTGCTCCTGCGGCAACGTCGGTTGCCTGGAGGCGGTGTTCAGCGGCGCGGCGCTGGCCCGGGAGGCGACCGCCGCCGCGCGCGCCGAGGTGTCGCCGGCCCTGGTCGAGCGGCTCGCCGCCCGGGGCGCGGTCACCGCGCTGGACGTGGCGCAGGGCGCGATCGAGGGGGACGTCACCTGCATCCAACTCATCCGCGACGGCGGCCGGCGGGTCGGCAGCGTCCTGGCCGGGCTGGTCAGCTTCACCAACCCGTCGATGATCGTGATCGGCGGCGGCCTGGCCCAGCTCGGCCACATCCTGCTCGCCGAGATCCGCAGCGTGGTCTACCGCCGCTCGCTGCCGCTGGCCACCGGCAACCTGCCGGTCGTCCTCTCCGAGCTGGGCCCACGCGCCGGCGTCGCCGGCGCGGCGGTGCTGGCCAGCGACGTCGCGTTCGGGGAAGCCGCATGACCGAACGCACCGAGCGCAGCGAGGGCCGTGAGGGCATGCCCGGTCGGCACAGCATGAAGGGGGTGGAGGTGACCGGGAAGGAAACGCCCGCCGTCGCGGGCGAGGTGGTGCTGCGCCTCACCGACGTGGTGAAGACGTTCCCCGGCGTACGCGCGCTGGACGGCGTGCAGCTTGAGGTGCGGGCCGGCGAGGTGCACTGCCTGCTCGGGCAGAACGGTGCCGGCAAGTCCACCCTGATCAAGGTGCTCGCCGGGGTGCACCGGCCGGATTCCGGCGAGGTGGTGTGGCGGGGCGAGCCGGCCGCGTTCGCCGACCCGCAGGCCGCCATGCGCGCCGGCATCGCCACCATCTACCAGGAACTCGACCTGGTCGACGACCTGTCGGTGGCGGAGAACGCGCTCCTCGGCCACGAGCCGCGCCGGCTCGGCTTCGTCCGGCGCGGGCTGATGGCCCGGCGTACCCGGCAGATCCTGGCCCGGCTCGGCCACCCGGAGATCCCGCCCGGGCGGCTGGTGCGGCACCTGCCGGCGGCCGGGAAGCAGATCGTCAGCATGGCCCGGGCGCTGTCCCACGAGGCCCGACTGATCATCATGGACGAGCCGAGCGCGGTGCTGGCCCACGACGAGGTGGGCAACCTGTTCCGGATCATCCGGGAACTCACCGCGCAGGGCATCGCGGTCATCTACATCTCGCACCGGATGGAGGAGATCCGTGAGATCGGCGACCGGGTCACCGTACTCAAGGACGGCCGGACCACGGCGGCGAGCCTGCCGGCGCGCGACACCCCGACCCGCGACCTGGTCGCCCGGATGACCGGGCGGACCATCGAGTACGTCTTCCCGCGGCGCCCGGCCGACGACGGCGCCGGCGCGGAGCTGCTGCGGGTGGACGGGCTGACCCGGCACGGCGAGTTCGCCGACGTGTCGCTCGGCGTGCGGGCCGGCGAGATCGTCGGCATCGCCGGGCTGGTCGGCTCCGGCCGCTCGGAGCTGCTGGAGACGATCTTCGGGGCCCGCCGGGCGCACGCCGGGACGGTCCGGCTGGACGGGAAGGCGCTGCGCCCCGGCAGCGTGGGCGCGGCAGTGCGGGCCGGCATGGGCATGGCGCCGGAGGAGCGCAAGAGCCAGGCGTTGCTGCTCGGCGAGCCGATCTACCGCAACGTCACGCTCGCCACCTTCGGCCGGTACGCCCGCCTCGGCTTCACCGACGCCGGGCGGGAACTCACCGAGGCGGACCGGGTCGCCGCGTCGCTGGAGCTGCGGCCGCGCGACGTGCGCCGGCCGGTGCGCACCCTCTCCGGCGGCAACCAGCAGAAGGTGGTGGTCGGCCGGTGGCTGCTCGGGGGCACCCGGCTGCTGCTGCTCGACGAGCCGACCCGGGGCGTGGACGTGGGCGCCCGGGCCGAGCTCTACCAGGTGATCCGCGACCTGGCCGCCCGGGGCGTCGGGGTGCTGCTGGTCTCCAGCGAGGTGCCCGAGGTGCTCGGCCTGGCCGACCGGGTGCTGGTGATGCGGGAGGGCCGGGTGGTCCGGGAGGCCCCGGCCGGCGAACTCGACGAGAACACCGTGCTCGACCTCGTCATGGCGGGGTCCCTCATGGAAGGCGCACCGGCATGAGTGATACCGATACCGCACTGCCCGCGCAGTCGCCGCCGGTGGACCGGGCGGAGACCGCCACGGCCGGCCCGGCGGCCCGGCTCTCCTGGTGGCGCGGCGACGGCGGGGAGGGCGCCAAGCGCAACCTCGGCCTGCTGGCCACGCTCGTGGTGCTGGTGGTCATCGGCGTCCTGACCCGTCCCGACCTCTACGGCGACCCGAACTGGGTGTGGGGCAACACGCTCACCATCCTCAAGCTCGCCTCGGTGGTCGGCGTGGTCACCGTCGGCATGACCTTCGTGATCATCGGCGGCGGCATCGACCTGTCGGTCGGCGCGATCGTGGCGCTGGCCGGCGTCTGGTGCACCACGGTCGCCACCCAGAGCTACGGCGCCGGCGGCATGATCTTCAGCGCGCTCACCGTCGGGCTGGCCGTCGGCGTGGTCAACGGGCTGCTCGTCTCGTACGGGCGACTGGTGCCGTTCATCGCCACCCTGGCCATGCTGGTCGCCGCCCGGGGGCTGGCCGCCGAGATCTCCGACAAGCAGACCCAGGTTTCCACCAGCTCGTTCATCAACGGCATCGCCACCACCAACGTGCTCGGCATCCCGCTGCTGGTCTACATCCTGGTCGCGGTGGTCGCGGCCGGTTGGGTGCTGCTCAACCGCACCACCTTCGGCCGTCGCACGGTGGCGGTCGGCGGCAACCCGGAGGCCGCCCGGCTCGCCGGCATCAACGTCCGCCGGCACACCGTGCTGCTCTACGCGCTGTCCGGCCTCTGCTGCGGCATCGCCGCGGTGATGCTGACCGCGCAGGCCACCTCCGCCCAGGCGGCGATGGCCAACCTCTACGAACTGGACGCGATCGCCGCCGCGATCATCGGCGGCACGCTGCTCAGCGGCGGGCGGGGCACCATCGTCGGCTCCCTGCTCGGCGTGATCATCTTCTCCACGATCACCAACCTGTTCGCCATCAACAACCTCTCCGCCGAGGCCCAGAACATGGTCAAGGGCGGCATCATCGTCGCCGCCGTCCTGGTCCAGCAGGTGCAGTTCCGCAGTCTGACCCAGTTCCTCGCCCGAAACCGGGCCACCACCGGCTGATCCCACCGCGCCACCAGGCCGCCGTCGATCCGACGCCGGCCCGGCCCACCACACCCGAAACCACCCCCACCACCTCATCCCAGGAGGTCGTCATGACAAGTGACCTGTCACGCCGCCGGTTGCTCCTCGGCGGGGCCGCAGTCTCCGCCGGGGTGCTGCTCGCCGGCTGCACGAGCAACGAGCAGTCCCCGACCGAGGCGCAGACCAAGGCCGCCGCGAACAACGCCAACACCGAGCCGGGCAAGAAGGTGACCATCGGCTTCTCCGCCCCGGCCGCCGACCACGGGTGGATCGCCGCCATCACCAACAACGCCAAGGCGCAGGCCGGGGCGTACGGCGACGTGGAGCTCAAGTCGGTGGAGGCCGGCGCGGACGCGGCGGCCCAGCGGGCGGCGCTGTCCACGCTGATCTCGCAGAAGCCGGACGTGATCGTGCTGCTGCCGCACGACGGCAAGGAACTCAACGCGTTCGGCCTGGAGGCGATGAAGGCCGGCATCCCGGTGGTCAACCTGGACCGGGCGTTCCCGGACGCGCGCGCCTACCGGCTCCAGATCAAGGGCGACAACTACGGCATGGGGGTGGCCGCCGCCACCTACATCGCCGAGCAGCTCAAGGCCAAGGGCGTGAGCAACGCGGTGATCGGCGAGATCCCCGGCATCGAGTCGCTGGAGCTGACCCAGGAACGTTCCAAGGGCTTCGCCGACACGCTCGCCTCGTACGGGCTGAAGGTGGCCAACCGGCGGCCCGCCGAGTTCACCGTGGACTCCGGCCAGCAGGCCGCCACCGGGCTGTTCCAGGCCCTGCCGAAGATCGACGCGGTCTGGAACCACGACGACGACCAGGGCATCGGCGTGCTGGCCGCGGTCAACCAGGCCAACCGCAAGGAGTTCTTCATGGTCGGCGGCGCCGGCTCGAAGAAGGCCATGGAGGACATCGCGGCCGACAACACGGTGCTCAAGGCCACCGTCACCTACAGCCCGTCGATGGCCTCCTCGGCCATCTCCCTGGCCCGGCTGATCGGGCAGGGCAAGGGCATGTCCGATCTGGTGGAACTCCAGGTGCCGAAGGAGATCGTGCTCTCCTCCGAGACGATCACCAAGCAGAACTCGGGCGACTACCTGAAGCTCGGGTTCTGACACACGGGGGGAGACCCAGCTTGTCCAGTCACGACAGCATCCTGCGGGTCGGCATGGTCGGCTACGCGTTCATGGGCGCCGCGCACTCACAGGCGTGGCGCACCGTGAACCGGGTGTTCGACCTGCCGGCGAAGGTGCGGATGTCGCTCGTCTGCGGCCGGGACGAGCCGAAGGTGGCCGAGGCCGCCGACCGGCTCGGCTGGGACGGGCACACCACCGACTGGCGCCGGCTCGTCGAGTCCGACGAGATCGACGTGGTCGACATCTGCACGCCGGGGGACAGCCACCGCGAGATCGCCCTCGCCGCGTTGGCCGCGGGCAAGCACGTGCTGTGCGAGAAGCCGCTGGCCAACACCGTCGCGGAGGCGCGGGAGATGACCGCCGCCGCCGCGCGGGCCCGGGAGTCCGGGGTCCGTGCGATGTGCGGCTTCAACTACCGGCGGGTGCCGGCGGTGGCCCTGATGCGGCAACTCGTCGCCGACGGGCGGCTCGGCGAGATCCGGCACGTCCGGGCGGTCTACCTCCAGGACTGGATCGTCGACCCGCAGTTCCCGCTGGTCTGGCGGTTGCAGAAGGACCGGGCGGGCTCCGGCGCGCTGGGCGACATCGGCGCGCACATCATCGACCTCACCCAGCACGTCACCGGGCAGTCGATCACCGGCGTCAGCGCGCTCACCGAGACGTTCGTGAAGCAGCGGCCGTTGCCGGCCGGGTCGAGCGGCCTGGCCGCGCAGGCCGGCGGCAACGGCCGGGGCACGGGCGAGGTCACCGTGGACGACGCGGCGGTCTTCGTGGCCCGGCTCGACGGCGGCGGGCTCGCCACCTACGAGGCGACCCGGTTCGCGACCGGCCGCAAGAACGCCCTGCGCGTCGAGATCAACGGCTCGCGTGGCAGCGTCGTGTTCGACCTGGAACGCCTCA is part of the Micromonospora sp. WMMD980 genome and encodes:
- a CDS encoding Gfo/Idh/MocA family oxidoreductase; this encodes MSSHDSILRVGMVGYAFMGAAHSQAWRTVNRVFDLPAKVRMSLVCGRDEPKVAEAADRLGWDGHTTDWRRLVESDEIDVVDICTPGDSHREIALAALAAGKHVLCEKPLANTVAEAREMTAAAARARESGVRAMCGFNYRRVPAVALMRQLVADGRLGEIRHVRAVYLQDWIVDPQFPLVWRLQKDRAGSGALGDIGAHIIDLTQHVTGQSITGVSALTETFVKQRPLPAGSSGLAAQAGGNGRGTGEVTVDDAAVFVARLDGGGLATYEATRFATGRKNALRVEINGSRGSVVFDLERLNELEFLDATRPAAEQGFNRILVTEPEHPYLDAWWPPGHIIGYEHSFTHQMRDFVEAVATGADPRPSFADALQVQLVLDAVARSAAAAAWVEVEKEGAPLNASGRGGGPA
- a CDS encoding YihY/virulence factor BrkB family protein; amino-acid sequence: MAGDESPVRDEHDRTEPVGPDDGPDSPTELPGPGWVATLKRTVREFQDDSLTDWAAALTYYGVLSIFPGVLVLISLLGLLGERATNGVRDTVNQVVPEDNIQKIIESAITQASDAGGLASIAAVIGLVAAFWSASGYIAAFMRASNSIYDVPEGRPIWKTLPIRLGVTAVIGVLLLISAVIVVFTGGLAEQAGNAIGLGSTAVTVWNIAKWPVLLVIVSLMFAILYWASPNAKHGGFRWVSPGGVLAVVLWLVVSGLFALYVSNFGSYNKTYGAVAGVIIFLVWLWLSNIAILLGAEFDAELERSRAIAAGLPEDKEPYVELRDDRKLRKKRNVPSPR
- a CDS encoding sugar ABC transporter ATP-binding protein — protein: MKGVEVTGKETPAVAGEVVLRLTDVVKTFPGVRALDGVQLEVRAGEVHCLLGQNGAGKSTLIKVLAGVHRPDSGEVVWRGEPAAFADPQAAMRAGIATIYQELDLVDDLSVAENALLGHEPRRLGFVRRGLMARRTRQILARLGHPEIPPGRLVRHLPAAGKQIVSMARALSHEARLIIMDEPSAVLAHDEVGNLFRIIRELTAQGIAVIYISHRMEEIREIGDRVTVLKDGRTTAASLPARDTPTRDLVARMTGRTIEYVFPRRPADDGAGAELLRVDGLTRHGEFADVSLGVRAGEIVGIAGLVGSGRSELLETIFGARRAHAGTVRLDGKALRPGSVGAAVRAGMGMAPEERKSQALLLGEPIYRNVTLATFGRYARLGFTDAGRELTEADRVAASLELRPRDVRRPVRTLSGGNQQKVVVGRWLLGGTRLLLLDEPTRGVDVGARAELYQVIRDLAARGVGVLLVSSEVPEVLGLADRVLVMREGRVVREAPAGELDENTVLDLVMAGSLMEGAPA
- a CDS encoding substrate-binding domain-containing protein, yielding MTSDLSRRRLLLGGAAVSAGVLLAGCTSNEQSPTEAQTKAAANNANTEPGKKVTIGFSAPAADHGWIAAITNNAKAQAGAYGDVELKSVEAGADAAAQRAALSTLISQKPDVIVLLPHDGKELNAFGLEAMKAGIPVVNLDRAFPDARAYRLQIKGDNYGMGVAAATYIAEQLKAKGVSNAVIGEIPGIESLELTQERSKGFADTLASYGLKVANRRPAEFTVDSGQQAATGLFQALPKIDAVWNHDDDQGIGVLAAVNQANRKEFFMVGGAGSKKAMEDIAADNTVLKATVTYSPSMASSAISLARLIGQGKGMSDLVELQVPKEIVLSSETITKQNSGDYLKLGF
- a CDS encoding ABC transporter permease, with the translated sequence MSDTDTALPAQSPPVDRAETATAGPAARLSWWRGDGGEGAKRNLGLLATLVVLVVIGVLTRPDLYGDPNWVWGNTLTILKLASVVGVVTVGMTFVIIGGGIDLSVGAIVALAGVWCTTVATQSYGAGGMIFSALTVGLAVGVVNGLLVSYGRLVPFIATLAMLVAARGLAAEISDKQTQVSTSSFINGIATTNVLGIPLLVYILVAVVAAGWVLLNRTTFGRRTVAVGGNPEAARLAGINVRRHTVLLYALSGLCCGIAAVMLTAQATSAQAAMANLYELDAIAAAIIGGTLLSGGRGTIVGSLLGVIIFSTITNLFAINNLSAEAQNMVKGGIIVAAVLVQQVQFRSLTQFLARNRATTG
- a CDS encoding ROK family protein produces the protein MRTVDPLHVRLLRLLRDEGAVSRAELGDRLQMPRPRLLAELERLVALGYVAEAGLAASRGGRRSTLVELSPHLRFASVDLGASSIDVEVVDGRLEPVTAYTEPADIRSGPKVTLQRVNDLLHKAKVDGAYERLDAVGIGVPGPVSFRDGVPVSPPIMPGWDRFPVRELLTREHGCPAVVDNDVNIMAIGERHGGVAHSVDDFLFIKIGTGIGCGIYLHGEVYRGTDGCAGDIGHIQVDPNGPMCSCGNVGCLEAVFSGAALAREATAAARAEVSPALVERLAARGAVTALDVAQGAIEGDVTCIQLIRDGGRRVGSVLAGLVSFTNPSMIVIGGGLAQLGHILLAEIRSVVYRRSLPLATGNLPVVLSELGPRAGVAGAAVLASDVAFGEAA